One region of Arthrobacter sp. StoSoilB22 genomic DNA includes:
- a CDS encoding FAD:protein FMN transferase, translating into MPHPGWSTFRFEGIGTQWEISTPDRLAPAIRSELLEIVAEYDKAWSRFRPDSLVSILSHGPGIITLPDHAVALQKLYSVLYRLSDGAMTPLIGSSLERLGYDAGYALVPSGLPLAPPRWEDVLDWTGTDLAAKEPVVLDVGAAGKGQLVDLLGAALRAQGQSDFLVDGSGDMLHSGDHPVTVALEHPYNPRQAIGTVELHNSALCASASNRRTWGDGLHHVLDGSTGEPIHTTVATWTMAESALVADGLATALFMLEPPRLEVEFDFSWLSVSSNGAAAFSHGFEGRLFT; encoded by the coding sequence ATGCCGCACCCTGGCTGGAGCACTTTCCGCTTCGAAGGGATCGGTACGCAGTGGGAAATCTCGACGCCGGACCGTTTGGCACCCGCGATCCGCAGCGAACTGCTGGAGATTGTTGCGGAGTACGACAAGGCGTGGTCCCGGTTCAGGCCGGATTCATTGGTGTCCATCCTGTCCCATGGCCCGGGCATCATCACGCTGCCGGATCATGCAGTAGCCCTCCAGAAGCTCTATTCCGTGCTGTACCGCCTCAGCGATGGTGCCATGACGCCACTTATCGGGAGCAGCTTGGAGCGACTGGGTTACGACGCCGGTTATGCGCTTGTTCCGTCAGGACTCCCCCTCGCTCCGCCGCGGTGGGAAGACGTCCTCGATTGGACAGGCACGGACCTGGCCGCGAAAGAACCGGTGGTTTTGGACGTCGGAGCAGCCGGGAAGGGCCAGCTCGTTGACCTGCTGGGCGCAGCCCTGCGAGCACAGGGACAGAGCGATTTCCTGGTGGATGGAAGCGGCGACATGCTGCACTCCGGTGACCATCCGGTCACCGTTGCTTTGGAACATCCCTATAACCCCCGGCAGGCCATAGGAACGGTGGAGCTGCACAATTCCGCGCTGTGCGCCTCCGCCTCCAACCGGCGCACGTGGGGTGACGGTCTCCACCATGTCCTGGATGGAAGTACGGGCGAGCCCATACACACCACTGTGGCTACATGGACCATGGCTGAAAGCGCCCTGGTTGCGGACGGACTTGCTACGGCATTGTTCATGCTTGAACCGCCTCGGCTGGAGGTCGAATTTGATTTCTCATGGCTTTCGGTGTCATCGAATGGTGCTGCCGCGTTTTCGCACGGTTTTGAGGGGAGACTGTTCACATGA